Proteins from one Mobula birostris isolate sMobBir1 chromosome 10, sMobBir1.hap1, whole genome shotgun sequence genomic window:
- the LOC140204347 gene encoding protein EOLA1 gives MRVSCLSFRQPYAGLILNNVKTVETRWRPLLAELQGCTLAVHVAYKDWEGSEWEDILTHTVGMSQHQIQNLLQDGEKFGRGAIVGLVDVGDTWQCPSGSDPEKMKELEKRAVLHELELKYLTTLSNPRWLHEPIPARGHKDVWMVDIPDELIP, from the exons GCCAACCATATGCGGGTCTGATATTAAACAATGTAAAGACCGTGGAGACCCGTTGGCGACCTCTGCTGGCGGAGCTACAGGGCTGCACCCTGGCTGTTCATGTGGCATACAAGGATTGGGAAGGCTCGGAATGGGAAGACATCCTTActcacacagtgggaatgagccAGCACCAGATACAAAACCTGCTGCAGGACGGAGAGAAGTTTGGCAGAGGGGCGATTGTAG GGTTAGTCGACGTTGGAGACACCTGGCAATGCCCGAGTGGTTCAGACCCTGAGAAGATGAAGGAGTTGGAAAAAAGAGCTGTTCTGCACGAGCTGGAGCTGAAATATCTCACCACTTTGTCCAACCCGCGGTGGCTTCATGAGCCAATCCCAGCCAGGGGACACAAAGATGTGTGGATGGTGGATATCCCTGATGAGCTGATCCCATGA